A region of Vigna radiata var. radiata cultivar VC1973A chromosome 10, Vradiata_ver6, whole genome shotgun sequence DNA encodes the following proteins:
- the LOC106775958 gene encoding WD repeat-containing protein 48 encodes MHRVGSASNGNNSTRPRKEKRLTYVLNDSDDTKHCAGINCLALLTSEASDGSDYLFTGSRDGRLKRWVLSVDRATCSATFESHVDWVNDAVLVGDSTLVSCSSDTTLKTWNALSLGTCTRTLRQHSDYVTCLAAAGKNSNVVASGGLGGEVFVWDIEAATTPVSKSNDTTVDESSNGINGSGNLLPLTSLRTINSSTNMSMNTNQTQGYIPIAAKGHKDSVYALATNESGTILVSGGTEKVVRVWDARTGSKTLKLKGHTDNIRALLLDSTGRYCLSGSSDSMIRLWDIGQQRCVHSYAVHTDSVWALASTPTFSHVYSGGRDFSLYLTDLQTRESSLLCTGEHPILQLALHGDSMWVASTDSSVHRWPTEGCNPEKIFQRGNSFLAGNLSFSRARVSLEGSTPVPVYKEPTLTILGTPAIVQHEVLNNKRHVLTKDASGSVKLWEITKGVVIEDYGKVSFEEKKEELFEMVSIPAWFTVDTRLGSLSVHLDTPQCFSAEMYSADLNIVGKPEDDKVNLGRETLKGLLAHWLRKRKQRTGSPASANGELLSGKDIASRSLTHSRIEVDGSSENDTMVYPPFEFSVTSPPSIITEGSHGGPWRKKITDLDGTKDEKDFPWWCLDCVLNNRLPPRENTKCSFYLQPCEGSSVQIVTQGKLSAPRILRIHKVINYVIEKMVLDKPLDSLNADGSFAPGLTGSQSQHQTVGDGPFRSGFKPWQKLRPSIEILCSNQVLSPEMSLATVRAYVWKKSEDLVLNYRLVQSR; translated from the exons ATGCACCGCGTGGGTAGTGCGAGCAACGGAAACAACTCAACTCGTCCTCGCAAGGAGAAGAGATTAACCTATGTGTTGAATGATTCTGATGACACTAAG CATTGTGCAGGCATAAATTGTTTGGCTCTGCTTACATCTGAAGCATCTGACGGGTCTGATTATCTCTTCACCGGGAGCCGTGATGGCAGGTTAAAGCGATGGGTACTCTCTGTGGATAGAGCAACATGCTCGGCTACTTTTGAATCTCATGTTGATTGG GTTAATGACGCCGTTCTTGTTGGTGACAGTACACTTGTTTCTTGTTCGTCAGATACTACCCTCAAG ACATGGAATGCCTTGTCCCTTGGAACTTGTACTAGGACGCTTCGGCAACACTCTGACTATGTTACTTGCCTTGCAGCAGCAGGAAAAAAT AGCAATGTTGTTGCCTCTGGTGGCCTTGGTGGGGAGGTTTTTGTATGGGATATAGAGGCTGCCACCACTCCAGTCTCTAAGAGCAATGACACTACAGTTGACGAATCTTCAAATGGTATCAATGGTTCTGGCAACTTACTACCATTGACAAGCTTGCGAACTATTAACTCAAGCACCAATATGTCCATGAACACTAATCAAACTCAGGGATACATTCCAATTGCTGCCAAAGGCCATAAAGATTCTGTTTATGCATTAGCTACTAATGAAAGTGGAACAATTCTCGTGTCTGGTGGCACTGAAAAG GTTGTGCGTGTCTGGGACGCAAGAACAGGATCAAAGACCCTAAAGCTAAAAGGGCACACAGATAACATCAGGGCTCTGCTTCTGGATTCTACTGGCAG ATATTGTTTATCTGGATCTTCAGACTCAATGATAAG GCTTTGGGATATAGGTCAGCAGAGATGTGTGCATTCTTATGCAGTTCATACAGATTCTGTTTGGGCACTTGCCAGCACCCCAACGTTTAGTCATGTTTATAGTGGGGGGAGAGACTTTTCA TTATACTTGACAGATTTGCAAACCAGAGAGAGTAGTTTGCTTTGTACTGGCGAGCACCCTATTCTTCAATTAGCTTTGCACGGTGATAGCATGTGGGTTGCATCAACAGACTCTTCAGTTCATAGATGGCCCACTGAAGGATGCAATCCCGAAAAGATTTTCCAGAGAGGCAATTCTTTTTTAGCAGGAAACTTGTCTTTTTCAAGAGCAAGAGTGTCACTGGAAGGATCTACCCCT GTTCCTGTATACAAAGAACCTACCTTAACTATCCTTGGTACACCTGCAATAGTACAACATGaagttttgaataataagaGGCATGTGCTGACAAAG GATGCATCTGGTTCAGTGAAACTTTGGGAGATTACTAAAGGCGTTGTGATTGAAGATTATGGAAAG GTTTCATttgaggagaaaaaggaagagttATTTGAGATG GTTAGCATTCCTGCTTGGTTTACTGTGGATACCAGGCTTGGAAGCTTGTCAGTTCATTTGGACACACCCCAGTGTTTTTCTGCAGAAATGTATTCAGCAGATCTTAACATTGTCGGCAAGCCTGAAGATGATAAG GTTAATTTGGGCCGTGAAACCCTTAAAGGGCTCCTGGCTCATTGGTTGAGAAAACGAAAGCAGAGAACAGGATCCCCAGCTTCAGCTAATGGGGAGTTATTATCTGGAAAAGATATTGCTTCTAGAAGTCTTACCCATTCAAGAATTGAGGTTGATGGTAGTTCTGAGAATGATACTATGGTTTATCCTCCGTTTGAATTCTCAGTTACTTCCCCTCCTTCCATTATTACTGAGGGCTCTCATGGAGGTCCGTGGAGGAAAAAAATTACTGATTTAGATGGAACTAAGGATGAGAAAGACTTCCCCTGGTGGTGCCTTGATTGTGTCTTGAATAATCGGTTACCTCCCAGAGAAAACACTAA ATGCAGTTTCTATTTGCAGCCGTGTGAAGGCTCCTCAGTCCAGATTGTCACCCAAGGGAAGCTAAGTGCTCCACGTATATTAAGAATTCATAAg gttattaattatgtaattgaGAAGATGGTGCTTGACAAACCTTTGGACAGCTTAAATGCTGATGGTAGTTTCGCCCCTGGGCTTACTGGTTCACAGTCACAGCATCAAACAGTTGGAGATGGACCCTTTCGATCTGGATTTAAGCCTTGGCAAAAGCTTAGACCTTCTATTGAAATATTGTGCAGCAACCAG